A portion of the Rubritalea squalenifaciens DSM 18772 genome contains these proteins:
- a CDS encoding SpoIIE family protein phosphatase → MKLQARILLLILLTTFLPLVACLYFVTRTSYHHTLKHAKHSQQQAAFNNSITLRNFINAEFEKKIALFNQTGNFRITFIQHENPDVEKNMARRLEERAKAIPIWKEIPHLNDPRMNWLTNSPANHQFRIHRQKDASLHSFILTDTKGILLGALPKPEEYDQTSQDWWQQTSKLPYDSVIYRPLKIEGLHYYELLVPVAYKDHKNGGFKIHGYFKLILKADELFKQFANSNASDTFNGTISLSDGSIVFSKGNMALPAQVTKVPTILMEEIHNQPSWTAEEFIFHGEPETPHLITSANTKLSECQWTTIATEDMTPLTGTLKRYHAMQIGGVIILVALFTTVGFSYLRKTVTTPVRTMQTVSENVASASQKGLYLSRTEIKQIVNPLNKIHTKDEIQKLAEHFSSMAEGILNFQSILESEVISKTQQINEDLEMAKEFQQALLPHDYQWLQQPSPKHELLLDVAHFYQPAAAVGGDFFDIFPLDKNHVGVFIADVMGHGARSALVTAILRALVRPLAIIEQDPACFLEELNNQFSDIIVRSGQTIFVTAAYLIFDLETGLVKGSHAGHPHMLIYRQPEDRANRLLGDEKGSLPLGLTAGVDYRTREWRTKPNDVFLLFTDGAIEPENQLQEPLGIKGLKHIIRKRYDKDNDFMVKGIAYDVMRYANDMPEDDICILSIAVHAAHAASHHEHEAESTAGKA, encoded by the coding sequence ATGAAACTGCAGGCGAGAATACTTCTTTTGATACTGCTCACTACCTTTTTACCACTGGTGGCCTGCCTCTACTTTGTTACGCGCACCTCCTATCACCACACTCTGAAACACGCCAAACACAGCCAGCAACAGGCGGCATTCAACAACAGCATCACCCTCAGAAACTTCATTAATGCTGAATTTGAGAAAAAGATCGCACTCTTCAATCAAACCGGAAATTTCAGAATCACCTTCATTCAGCACGAAAACCCCGACGTAGAGAAAAACATGGCTCGCCGCCTCGAAGAGAGAGCGAAAGCGATTCCCATCTGGAAGGAAATTCCACATTTGAACGATCCGCGGATGAACTGGCTGACCAACAGCCCGGCTAATCACCAATTCAGGATACACAGGCAAAAGGACGCCAGCCTGCACAGCTTCATTCTCACGGACACCAAAGGCATTCTTCTTGGCGCCCTACCGAAGCCTGAGGAATACGATCAAACCTCCCAAGACTGGTGGCAACAGACTTCCAAGCTCCCCTATGATTCAGTCATCTATAGACCGCTGAAAATAGAGGGATTGCATTATTATGAGCTACTTGTCCCAGTGGCCTACAAAGATCACAAAAATGGAGGATTCAAGATCCATGGCTACTTCAAGCTCATTCTCAAGGCAGACGAACTCTTTAAACAATTCGCCAACTCAAATGCCAGCGACACCTTTAACGGGACGATCAGCCTTTCCGACGGTTCGATTGTCTTCAGCAAAGGCAACATGGCATTACCGGCACAAGTGACTAAAGTCCCGACCATCTTAATGGAGGAGATTCATAATCAACCTTCATGGACGGCTGAGGAGTTTATCTTCCATGGTGAACCCGAAACTCCCCACCTCATCACTTCAGCCAATACCAAGCTCAGCGAATGCCAATGGACGACTATCGCCACCGAGGACATGACCCCTCTCACTGGAACTCTCAAAAGATATCACGCCATGCAGATAGGCGGCGTCATCATCCTTGTCGCCCTGTTCACCACGGTCGGCTTCTCCTACCTCAGAAAGACCGTCACCACACCGGTCAGAACGATGCAAACCGTGTCAGAGAATGTAGCATCAGCCTCCCAAAAGGGGCTCTATCTCAGCAGGACTGAAATCAAGCAGATCGTAAACCCGCTGAACAAGATCCACACCAAGGATGAAATCCAAAAGCTGGCTGAGCATTTCTCCTCTATGGCCGAAGGCATTCTCAACTTCCAGTCCATCCTCGAGTCTGAAGTGATTAGCAAAACCCAACAGATCAATGAAGATCTGGAGATGGCGAAAGAATTCCAGCAAGCCCTTCTTCCTCACGACTATCAATGGCTCCAGCAGCCATCTCCCAAGCACGAGCTTTTACTAGATGTCGCCCACTTCTATCAACCCGCAGCCGCCGTGGGAGGAGACTTCTTTGACATCTTCCCTCTGGATAAAAATCATGTAGGGGTCTTCATCGCCGATGTCATGGGCCACGGCGCCCGCTCAGCCCTGGTAACCGCCATACTCAGAGCTTTGGTCAGACCTCTGGCCATCATCGAGCAGGATCCGGCATGCTTTCTTGAGGAACTCAACAACCAGTTCTCAGATATCATCGTACGCAGTGGCCAGACGATCTTTGTGACTGCGGCTTATCTCATCTTTGACCTTGAGACTGGCCTTGTGAAAGGCTCCCACGCTGGCCACCCCCACATGCTAATCTACCGACAACCCGAAGACAGAGCCAACCGTCTCTTAGGGGATGAAAAAGGAAGCCTCCCTCTTGGCCTGACTGCCGGTGTAGACTACCGCACCAGAGAATGGAGGACTAAGCCTAACGATGTCTTCCTTTTATTTACTGACGGCGCCATTGAGCCGGAAAACCAGCTACAGGAACCTTTGGGCATCAAAGGCCTGAAGCACATCATCCGCAAGCGCTACGATAAGGACAATGACTTCATGGTCAAAGGCATCGCCTACGATGTCATGCGCTACGCCAACGACATGCCAGAGGATGACATCTGCATCCTCTCTATCGCCGTGCATGCAGCACACGCAGCCTCCCACCATGAGCACGAGGCTGAATCTACTGCCGGCAAAGCCTAA